GAGCGATGCGAGCAAGAATATCGCGAACAAGAAATATCAAAGCTCGCGGCCGAAGCTCAGCTGACGGCGTTGCGTGCGCAGGTGAATCCGCATTTTCTTTTCAATGCGTTGACCACGATCGGCTACCTGATAAGGTCGTCGCCCGAACGTGCGTTTGAAACGCTTCTGCAGCTGACAAGACTCCTGCGAGGGGTCTTAAGATCGTCCGACGAATTTTGTACGCTTGGCGAGGAATTGAAGATCATCGAAAGCTATTTGGATATCGAAAAAGCGCGATTCGAAGAACGTCTCACGGTTGAGATCGACGTTTCCGACGAGATCGCGAAAATGCGCATACCCGCGCTCATCCTGCAGCCGATCGTCGAAAACGCGATAAAACACGGCATATCGGAAAACAGGTCGGGCGGACACATCGGGATCTCCGCTGAGATGGACGACGCAGGCGAAAAACTTGTGATCGAGGTAAGCGATACAGGCTCCGGCAAAGGCGATCTCGATGTCGACGAACCGTACGGTGTCGGACTATCAAACGTTCGCGGCAGGCTTCGATCCTACTATGGCCCTGATGCCGGACTCGGGCTTGAGATCGACAAAAATGGCCACACGGTCGCAACAATCACATTACCCGTAACTAGTCCGACGGGGCGGAAAACGAGCAGGCCGAAAGTTGCAAGGATATGAGCAGGATCAGAATAGTCATTGCCGACGACGAACGTCCCGCGAGGGAATTCCTAAAATCGCTTCTGGCGGAGATCTCGAATATCGATCTGATCGGCGAGGCTGAAAATGGGATCGATGCGATCGATCTGATCAAAGCGAAAAAGCCCGATCTCGCGCTGCTCGATCTTCAGATGCCCGGAGCTTCGGGGCTTGAAGTCGTCGGTTCGTTGACAAAAAATGAGATGCCGCTCGTTGCGTTCGTGACCGCTTATGATGATCACGCGGTCAACGCATTTGAGGTCAATGCGGTCGACTATTTGCTGAAGCCGGTCGAGATCAAGCGGCTGCGAGAAACGATCGCTCGGGCGACAGAGAGGCTCGAGCGTGAGGATTGGCGGGCCACGGAGGCGGAAAAGCTCAAAAATGCGACAAGCGTCTACGGTCCGGCAACGCCCGGAGACTATGTCGAGCGCATCCCCGTGCGAATTAAGGAAGAGATCGTTCTGGTGCCGGTCGGTGATGTTTCATCGATCGTTGCCGACGGAGAATTGCTCAGGATCACAAGTCAGGACAATAAGCGGTACACGATCAATTTTCGACTGAAAGACCTTGAGGTCAGATTGGATCCGAAGAAGTTCATTCGCTTATCGCGAAGTGCTGTTGTCAATCTCGAATCGATATCGAGAATCGCGCCAATGCCCGGCGGCACATTTCTGGTAAGCATGAAAAACGGGCAGGAACTCGCCTCAAGCCGGATCCAGTCGAAGGTCCTGCGCACTAATCTGCTAAAGATCTGATAAGACAGGCCAATTGAAACCTACCGCTCATTGTCTGATTTCAGCCACTCATTAAAAACTTGTCGATCTTAAAGGCTGACCTCGCCGACAATATCTATTTGAAATATCAACGTTACGGAACGAAAACTTATGAGAACTTTTTTCGGTTTGATGATGCTGGCAATATGCACTTCGGCAGTCAGCGCTCAAAATGCATCTATCAGCGGTAAGGTCACTTTTGGCGGAAACACCGCCTTACACGACGCATCTGTTCAGATCATTCAGACAAAGCAGACAACAAGCACCGACACCGAGGGCAATTATCGATTGACCGACGTCGCCCCTGGCAGATATACGCTGCTTGTGCATATTGAAGGGTTTTCGGACGAAACACGTTTTGTTAATGTAGCGGCCGGTGCTGATCTGAAGATCGATTTTCAGCTCCAGATCGCGTCCCTAAAGGAACAGGTCACGGTTACTGCGTCAGGTGCAGAACAATCGGTCTTCGATTCGTTTCAAACGGTGAACTCGGTCGGATCGACCCGGATCACGGAACGTGCGTCAACGTCGATCGGGGAGGTTCTCGAGTTGGAGACCGGCGTTGCGAAGCGGAGCTTTGGGCCGGGCTCATCGCGGCCGGTGATCCGAGGATTTGACGGTGACCGCGTACTCGTCCTTCAAGACGGAGTGCGTAATGGTTCGGTCGGGTCGCAGTCGGGTGATCATGGAGAACCGATCGATCCGTTGAGCGCCGAGCGCATCGAGGTCGTAAAGGGGCCTGCGACATTGCTTTACGGCAGCAATGCTCTTGGCGGTGTGGTCAACGTTATCGGACACCATAATGACGACTATCATGACGGATTTCGAGGGTTCGCGACGGTTGTTGGCGGTACGGCGGATCGCCAAGGCGCATTCTCGGGCGGTGCCGAATATGGGATCAAACGTTGGCTATTTCGCGCGAATCTTGGTGCCGCGCGAACAGGCGACTATCAATCGCCGATAGGCCGCGTCGACAATTCTTCATCGCGATCCAATACTGCCTCGGGCGGAATGGGTTATTTCGGTGAAAAAGCATTCTTTAACGGCAATTACAGCTACGACGTAAGGCGCTACGGAGTTCCTTATGCGGCTTTGTTCGAAGGCGGAAAAAAGAAGGAGGTCCTAGGTGAGCTACCAGAAGTAGATGAAGAGATCGATCTCCGTTTGCGGCGTCACAACCTTCGCTTCAACGGCGGTTTTCGAGATCTGTCGAACTCGTTCGTGAACGGCCTGACCTACAATTTCGACTACACTGACTACCGTCATCAGGAGATCGAGACCGAGGACGGCTTGGATTCGATCGGTACGGTATTTTCAAACAAGACGGTTTCTTATCGGGCTGTTTTTGAACAGCAGGCATATAAGAAACTGACCGGCAGATTCGGTTTCGAAGGCTTTGACCGTGACTATCAGGTCGAGGGTGCTGAGCAGTTGATCGACGGAAAGGTGGGGCACACGGCGTTCTCCGCGTTCGGCCTCGAGGAGCTCAACTTTGGCCGGGTGAAGCTCCAATTTGGCGGACGTATAGAAAGGAACAGCTACGACCCTGAGAACACCGAGCTGCGTAAACGCGACTTCACTGCTTTTTCAGGCGGTGTCGGGGTAAATTTCGGACTGTGGCAGGGCGGGGCACTTGTCGTGAACTACACACATGCGAACCGAGCGCCGGCACTTGAGGAGTTGTACAACAACGGTCCCCATATCGGAACGGTAACGTTCGAGATCGGGAACGAAGATCTAAGGCTCGAACGAGCAAACGGGATCGACTTTTCGCTGCGTCACCAGTCGGGCAGGTTCAGGCTTACGGGTGACGTCTATTACTACCGTATCGACAACTTTGTATTTCTCGCGCCGCAGGATGAGGACGGCGATGGTGATGTTGACATCGAAGACGGCCTGCCTGTCGGACGCTACGAGCAGGCGGATGCCGCCTATTTTGGGGCGGAATTGAGCGCCGATGTCACATTCAACAACTACATCGGAGGATTTATCAGCCTCGATGCAGTAAGGGCAAAACTCACCGACAATGACTTGAACATTCCCCGGATCCCTCCGGCACGTGCAAGGATCGGGATTGATCTTCGATACAAAGATCTGAGCATAAGGCCCGAGGCCGTCTTTGCATCGGCTCAGACAAAGACGTTTCCGCTCGAAACACGAACTGCGGGTTACGGGATACTGAACATAGCGGGATCCTACACCATCGGCCGGCAGCATTACGCTCATATCTTTTCGTTTAATGCGTATAACCTGACCGATAAGCTCTATCGCAACCACGTCAATTTTATTAAGGATCTTATGCCTGAGATCGGCCGCGGTATTAGGTTCGGGTATTCGATCAGATTTTTCTAACCTAGATATGAGCCAATGGATCGAACAACCTCGGTCCATGAGTTACGTCCTCCCAAAGGTTCGTTTATAATCTGAAGAAACGAATTTTTGGGAGGATCTTTATGTCTGCTGAACATCTCTTGTTCTCGACGGCCGCGGGCGAAACCACAGCCTATGTAGCCAAACCCGTAAACCCGAATGGCCGTGCCGTTTTGGTGATCCACGAATGGTGGGGCTTGAACGACCACGTAAAGGAGATCGCCGATCGATACGCCGCAGAGGGATTTATCGCTGTTGCACCGGACCTGTATCACGGCAAGATCGCTGTAAACGCGGACGAAGCTTCGAAAATGATGCATGCCCTTTCGATCGAGGACGGCATCGCGACGATATCAGCGGCCGTTGAGAAGGCCAGGGAAGCATTGAATATCTCGCATTTTGGGATCACGGGATACTGCATGGGCGGCACCTTCGCGCTTCGAGCGGCCTGTACGCTTGAAGGCTTTAGTGCCGCTGCGCCGTTTTACGGCGATATTCCGAACGACGACGTCTTAAGTAAACTCAAAACGCCAACGATCTTTGTTTCGGGAACGCGTGACGGATGGATAACGCCCGAGAAAGTCGCCGCACTCGAAGATGCAGCAGAACGGTTCGAGCTTCCGGTTCACTCCGTAAAGTATGACGCCGATCACGCATTCTTTAATGATACGCGGCCCGAGGTCTATGATGCAGTTGCGGCAAGCGATGCATGGGCGTTGGTCGTCGGTTTCTTCAATGATAAGCTCTGAGCGAATCGGGCACCTTTTGAATTTGCTCCCACGTCTAAATGTCGATCTCGGAGGTGAGTTGTGAGACTTTCGTCATCTGCTTTCCTGCTTTTGGTGTTGACACCAGCCGTATCGTTCACTCAGCAAAAAAGCGACGCTCTTCCGGTCAGCGTGGTCGCTTTTGAATGGAAAAGCGAGCGGAGGTCATTTACCGGAAGTGCCGAAACAGCTGTTGCCGTGCCTCAAATGATCCCCGAAAATAGAAATTTTCAGAGAGCCGCCCGCGCCCAGCAAACACCCGGAGCACAAGATCCGAATGACCAAACGATCGACGGGCGCAGCTCTGCTATCGAGAAGAATGTTCAGGAATCGCGAAAGCGAAAGGCAGAACCTGTCAACGGTTTTGCCTATACGGTGAAGATCAGGAATGACGGCAGTACACTTGTAGAGGTCGTGTTCGTCGAGTTTCGCTTTGTCGAGAAAGCAAGGCCTTCAAATGTTGTTCGACGGCAGTTTGTATGTGTTGCAAATATAACACCCGGCGAAAAAAAGGAGCTGAGTGTTTTCAGCACGGCCGGGCCGAGCGACGTCATTAGCACCGATAGTCTCAGCGACCGCAATGCTAAGCTATTTACAGAAATCGCTTTTGTAAATCGGACCGAGGATTCGAAAGGGGTTATCGTGCAGCGAAGCGACTGGAAATTTGCCGAAGTGCGAAACGGGCTGCTTAGTGCGACGTCTACGCCCTGGGGAATGGAGAGTTGTCGCCCGATCTAAGACGCCCCGTCTCCGCGGCTGTTTTTGTACGCTCGTCCCGGCCCGGATCTCGGCCAGCGAAAGGCTACTGAGTGATGTCGATCGTCGGGATATTTCGTGAAGCCGTCGGTACAAAATTTGCCGGATCGATGCTTTGAGTCTGCCGCCCGCGTTTGCGCCGATACATCTCCGCATCGGCATCGCTTATCGCTTTCTCGAGGTCGGCAATATCGGTAAAATCGCGAAATCCCCACGAAACTCCTATCGTCATCGGTTCCTGGACGCCGTCGAGTTTTACGCTACGCAACAGGTTTTCAAGTCGGGACATCCGTGTCTCGGCCATTTCCGCATCCATGCTGACCATAATTACGAAAAATTCGTCGCCGCCCCACCTATAGATCAGGTCTTCTGCCCTTATTATGTCGCGTATCGAACGGACGACGACCCTGATCGCCGCGTCGCCCGCGGAATGTCCAAAACAATCGTTGATATTCTTAAGTCCGTCAATGTCAAAAAAACCCACACAGCCGGCAACCGTGGTACCGTCTTCGTTACCCTTGCGAACAAATCCATAGAACGCGTGTCGGTTGAACGCGGCAGTCAACGGATCGGTATGGACAAGCTCCTCGAGGCGCTTGTGTGCATCCTGTAAACGTTTATTGGCCGTCTGAAAATCTGCGAGCACCTTTTCAAGCAAAACGATCACCATTCCGAATCCGAGTGACGTCTGGAGGACCAGATTGACCGCCGAATTGTATGCCAGGATCTGATTGGCGAACGGGACCGCGTTGCGCATTGTGAAGACAAAGAAATATCCAGCGAAATTTATGGCCAGCATTGCCAGCGCGACGTGCAGTACGTGCCAGCCAAAGCTTCGCAGAGCGGACTTTCTTGCTGAATAGAATGCAAAAGCAAAAAACCCGGCGACGATCAAGAAATGGATCGGCAAGATCTCGTTGAAATCGGAAGCGAGCAGAGGCAGAATGACCGCGATGATCAAAAACGGTGCGATCATCATCTCGGTTCGCGGCTGCATCTCTTGCTCTGAATCAAGGCTGCGGATACCGGCGATGAGCATGAAGCCGAATATGTATTCGCCGAGGAAATAATAGGTAAACAACAGCGACCCAAGTTGGGTGTAATCGAAAGCGAGGCGAAGTGATATCAATGCAAACGAGAGGCATAGCCAGGCTATCGTCCAATATTTAAGCGCCGTAAGCTTTAGGGAGCGACGAAGGAATAGCGAGAGGATGGTGATCAGGAAGACACCATTAAGCTGAGCGATGAGGCCGATCTTCGAATCCATAGGTCAGAAGGCAAGCAGCGAATTAGGTTGCTGACGAAGGAGGGAAGCAGGGCTAATAAGGAAAGGGAGATGCCCGGAAGATTATAGTCCATTGC
The DNA window shown above is from Chloracidobacterium sp. and carries:
- a CDS encoding response regulator transcription factor, whose translation is MSRIRIVIADDERPAREFLKSLLAEISNIDLIGEAENGIDAIDLIKAKKPDLALLDLQMPGASGLEVVGSLTKNEMPLVAFVTAYDDHAVNAFEVNAVDYLLKPVEIKRLRETIARATERLEREDWRATEAEKLKNATSVYGPATPGDYVERIPVRIKEEIVLVPVGDVSSIVADGELLRITSQDNKRYTINFRLKDLEVRLDPKKFIRLSRSAVVNLESISRIAPMPGGTFLVSMKNGQELASSRIQSKVLRTNLLKI
- a CDS encoding TonB-dependent receptor is translated as MRTFFGLMMLAICTSAVSAQNASISGKVTFGGNTALHDASVQIIQTKQTTSTDTEGNYRLTDVAPGRYTLLVHIEGFSDETRFVNVAAGADLKIDFQLQIASLKEQVTVTASGAEQSVFDSFQTVNSVGSTRITERASTSIGEVLELETGVAKRSFGPGSSRPVIRGFDGDRVLVLQDGVRNGSVGSQSGDHGEPIDPLSAERIEVVKGPATLLYGSNALGGVVNVIGHHNDDYHDGFRGFATVVGGTADRQGAFSGGAEYGIKRWLFRANLGAARTGDYQSPIGRVDNSSSRSNTASGGMGYFGEKAFFNGNYSYDVRRYGVPYAALFEGGKKKEVLGELPEVDEEIDLRLRRHNLRFNGGFRDLSNSFVNGLTYNFDYTDYRHQEIETEDGLDSIGTVFSNKTVSYRAVFEQQAYKKLTGRFGFEGFDRDYQVEGAEQLIDGKVGHTAFSAFGLEELNFGRVKLQFGGRIERNSYDPENTELRKRDFTAFSGGVGVNFGLWQGGALVVNYTHANRAPALEELYNNGPHIGTVTFEIGNEDLRLERANGIDFSLRHQSGRFRLTGDVYYYRIDNFVFLAPQDEDGDGDVDIEDGLPVGRYEQADAAYFGAELSADVTFNNYIGGFISLDAVRAKLTDNDLNIPRIPPARARIGIDLRYKDLSIRPEAVFASAQTKTFPLETRTAGYGILNIAGSYTIGRQHYAHIFSFNAYNLTDKLYRNHVNFIKDLMPEIGRGIRFGYSIRFF
- a CDS encoding dienelactone hydrolase family protein; this translates as MSAEHLLFSTAAGETTAYVAKPVNPNGRAVLVIHEWWGLNDHVKEIADRYAAEGFIAVAPDLYHGKIAVNADEASKMMHALSIEDGIATISAAVEKAREALNISHFGITGYCMGGTFALRAACTLEGFSAAAPFYGDIPNDDVLSKLKTPTIFVSGTRDGWITPEKVAALEDAAERFELPVHSVKYDADHAFFNDTRPEVYDAVAASDAWALVVGFFNDKL
- a CDS encoding GGDEF domain-containing protein, yielding MDSKIGLIAQLNGVFLITILSLFLRRSLKLTALKYWTIAWLCLSFALISLRLAFDYTQLGSLLFTYYFLGEYIFGFMLIAGIRSLDSEQEMQPRTEMMIAPFLIIAVILPLLASDFNEILPIHFLIVAGFFAFAFYSARKSALRSFGWHVLHVALAMLAINFAGYFFVFTMRNAVPFANQILAYNSAVNLVLQTSLGFGMVIVLLEKVLADFQTANKRLQDAHKRLEELVHTDPLTAAFNRHAFYGFVRKGNEDGTTVAGCVGFFDIDGLKNINDCFGHSAGDAAIRVVVRSIRDIIRAEDLIYRWGGDEFFVIMVSMDAEMAETRMSRLENLLRSVKLDGVQEPMTIGVSWGFRDFTDIADLEKAISDADAEMYRRKRGRQTQSIDPANFVPTASRNIPTIDITQ